The nucleotide sequence ACCGAAGCGTAAAATTTCAATGCGTTACCACCGGTTGTAGTTTCAGGATTTCCGAACATAACCCCGATTTTTTCACGTAACTGATTAATAAAGAATACGGTACAATTTGTTTTAGAAATGGTAGCAGTTAATTTTCGTAACGCTTGCGACATCAATCGGGCGTGTAACCCCATTTTAGAATCGCCCATTTCGCCTTCGATTTCACTTTTTGGCGTTAAAGCAGCAACCGAGTCAATTACAACCAAATCAATCGCTCCCGAACGAATCAGGTTTTCTGCAATTTCCAATGCTTGCTCTCCGTTATCTGGTTGCGAAATTATCAAGTTATCAATATCAACACCTAATTTTTGTGCATAAAAACGGTCAAAAGCGTGTTCGGCATCAATAAAGGCAGCAATTCCACCGGCTTTTTGTGCTTCGGCAATGGCGTGTAAGGTCAATGTGGTTTTACCAGACGATTCCGGTCCGTAAATTTCAATGATTCTACCGCGTGGATAACCCATCACGCCCAAAGCTAAATCCAAACCTAAAGACCCTGAAGGAATGGCTTCTACTTCTTCCACGGCACTATCGCCCAGTTTCATTACGGTTCCCTTGCCGTATGTTTTGTCTAATTTATCTAGCGTAAGCTGTAATGCTTTCAATTTTGCTTCTCTGTCTGCACTCATAATCTTTTCTCTTATTTTTAAAGGTAAAAATACCTTTTTTTATTGAATTATTATTGTTTTCAAGGTTTAAAAATGGATTGTTTTTTGCTTTTAAAAGATCCTTTTTGTACCTTAACAACTAAAAATTAAAATTATAGTTATGAAAAAGATGATTTTATGGGTGGGGTTTATCTCTTTCCTGACCATTTTCAGTTGCAAAGATATGACTGAAAAACGACAAGAAACGTCGTTAGAAAAAAAATTAGAACGAAAATACGAAAAAGCTCAGGATTATACCTATACCAATTGGGTGCTGAAAAGCAGCGATTCGGTTCGGAAAGTATTTAAAGAAAAGTTCACTTCGGCAGAATTAACTACTATTGTGGCACTGAACCGCGTAGATAAAAGCACTTTTACAAGTGTTGATACGCTGCTGATTCCCGATCAGTTTGATGATGATTTTTTGGCTTATTCCCCTTTTCCTTATACATTAATGAATGCGAAAGACATTAAAAAACTCGCGATTTTTTCGTATCCGATACAAGCTTATGGATTGTATGAAAATGGAGAATTGATTAAATGGGGACCATCTAGTATGGGATCAAAAGAACATTTAACGCAAACAGGTTTATATTTTACGAATTGGAAAGGGGAAGAAGTAATCAGTACGTTTGACGACGAATGGGTATTGCGTTGGAATTTTAATATTCAGAACGAAGAAGGAATTGGCTGGCATCAGTACCAGTTACCGGGTTATCCTGCATCACATTCGTGCCTGCGTTTGTTAGAAAGCGATGCAAAATTTATGTACGATTGGGCAGACGAATGGATTTTAGCCGATAAAGAAACTGTAAAAGCAAAAGGAACTCCGGTTATTGTTTATGGCGAATATGCTTTTGAAGGAAGACGTCCATGGTTGGATTTGGCTAAAGATTCACATGCAAACGATATTTCTAAAGAAGAATTAGATCAAATTGTAAAAAAATACCAGTCAGAGATTTTAAAAGAACAGAAAAACAGGGCTTTGATTCAACAATAAAAAATTCTTTTTAGGTCATTTTTTTCAATAATTCAGTTAATTTTTTAGTATCTTCGTTTAAAAATTGAAAATGAAGAAAATATTACTGATTGT is from Flavobacterium dauae and encodes:
- the recA gene encoding recombinase RecA; the protein is MSADREAKLKALQLTLDKLDKTYGKGTVMKLGDSAVEEVEAIPSGSLGLDLALGVMGYPRGRIIEIYGPESSGKTTLTLHAIAEAQKAGGIAAFIDAEHAFDRFYAQKLGVDIDNLIISQPDNGEQALEIAENLIRSGAIDLVVIDSVAALTPKSEIEGEMGDSKMGLHARLMSQALRKLTATISKTNCTVFFINQLREKIGVMFGNPETTTGGNALKFYASVRLDIRKSTQIKDGDNVMGNRTKVKIIKNKVAPPFRTAEFDIMYGEGISKTGEILDLAVDFEIVKKSGSWFSYGDTKLGQGRDAVKGLIKDNPELQEELEERIKQHIKEQQNA
- a CDS encoding L,D-transpeptidase — encoded protein: MKKMILWVGFISFLTIFSCKDMTEKRQETSLEKKLERKYEKAQDYTYTNWVLKSSDSVRKVFKEKFTSAELTTIVALNRVDKSTFTSVDTLLIPDQFDDDFLAYSPFPYTLMNAKDIKKLAIFSYPIQAYGLYENGELIKWGPSSMGSKEHLTQTGLYFTNWKGEEVISTFDDEWVLRWNFNIQNEEGIGWHQYQLPGYPASHSCLRLLESDAKFMYDWADEWILADKETVKAKGTPVIVYGEYAFEGRRPWLDLAKDSHANDISKEELDQIVKKYQSEILKEQKNRALIQQ